From a single Pseudoliparis swirei isolate HS2019 ecotype Mariana Trench chromosome 12, NWPU_hadal_v1, whole genome shotgun sequence genomic region:
- the LOC130202823 gene encoding dihydrolipoyllysine-residue succinyltransferase component of 2-oxoglutarate dehydrogenase complex, mitochondrial-like isoform X2, which produces MLSGSRCAYRTLGRSLSAANNVLVRQSVAGLPVCSQLVYRDAGPCEFQPSANVFHIRYFKTSAVHRDEVITVKTPAFAESVSEGDVRWEKAVGDSVNEDEVVCEIETDKTSVQVPAPTSGVIEELLVPDGERVETGMPLFKLRKGAVAAKAAPSPAAEAPAAAPPPPPAASAPTAMPPVPAVPPKATQAKPVSAIKPTAPAPAPLTSGGRGESRVKMNRMRLRIAQRLKEAQSTCAMLTTFNEVDMGNIQDMRKIHKDAFLKKHNIKLGFMSAFVKAAAYALTDQPVVNAVIDDATKEIVYRDYVDISVAVSTPKGLVVPVIRNVETMNFADIEKTINALGEKARNNQIAVEDMDGGTFTISNGGVFGSLFGTPIINPPQSAILGMHGIFDRPVAINGKVEIRSMMYVALTYDHRLVDGREAVTFLRKIKAVVEDPRVLLLDM; this is translated from the exons ATGTTATCGGGGTCCAGATGCGCGTACCGGACGCTCGGTCGTTCCCTGTCCGCG GCAAATAATGTGCTGGTCCGACAAAGTGTTGCAG GCCTCCCTGTCTGCAGCCAGCTAGTTTACAGGGATGCTGGGCC ATGTGAATTTCAACCCTCAGCAAATGTCTTCCACATCAGATATTTCAAGACATCTGCAGTCCACA GGGACGAGGTCATCACGGTCAAAACGCCTGCGTTCGCAGAATCAGTTTCAGAGGGGGACGTGAGGTGGGAGAAAG CTGTGGGCGATTCAGTGAATGAAGATGAAGTGGTGTGTGAGATTGAGACTGACAAG ACCTCGGTACAAGTCCCCGCTCCAACATCTGGCGTAATTGAGGAGCTGTTGGTGCCTGATGGAGAAAGGGTAGAAACAGGGATGCCCCTCTTCAAACTCCGGAAAGGAG CTGTCGCCGCCAAAGCTGCTCCCTCACCAGCAGCAGAGGCGCCGGctgcagccccgccccctccacctgcAGCCTCAGCGCCCACTGCAATGCCTCCGGTGCCCGCAGTGCCACCAAAGGCCACGCAAGCCAAACCTG TTTCTGCCATCAAGCCCACAGCTCCAGCACCAGCCCCTCTAACatcaggagggagaggagaaagcaGG GTGAAGATGAACCGTATGCGGTTGAGGATCGCCCAGAGGCTGAAGGAGGCTCAGTCCACCTGCGCCATGTTGACCACCTTCAATGAGGTGGACATGGG CAACATTCAGGACATGAGGAAAATCCATAAGGATGCTTTCTTAAAGAAGCACAACATCAAACTGGGTTTCATGTCAGCCTTCGTGAAGGCTGCTGCTTACGCTCTGACTGACCAGCCCGTCGTCAATGCCG TTATTGACGATGCAACCAAAGAGATTGTCTACAGGGATTATGTTGATATTAGCGTCGCTGTGTCAACTCCGAAG GGGCTTGTTGTACCGGTGATCCGTAACGTTGAGACCATGAACTTTGCTGACATTGAGAAAACCATTAATGCATTGGGAGAAAAG GCTCGCAACAATCAGATTGCTGTTGAAGATATGGATGGAGGCACCTTCACCATCAGCAACGGTGGCGTGTTTGGCTCCTTGTTCGGCACGCCCATCATCAACCCCCCACAGTCCGCCATCCTGGGCATGCACGGCATCTTCGACCGACCTGTGGCCATCAACGGCAAG GTTGAGATCCGGTCCATGATGTACGTGGCGCTGACGTACGACCACCGACTCGTCGACGGCAGAGAAGCGGTCACTTTCCTACGCAAGATCAAAGCGGTGGTGGAAGATCCCCGCGTGCTGCTTCTGGACATGTGA
- the LOC130202311 gene encoding prospero homeobox protein 2-like, producing MNPSVWSKSMYSSSSPFFDGYPAEHVPSFQLDPALLNSEVSGVSVSLHKDSEGRTMPPEKAYYSSDDARSSLICSRQLDLNPSRDNTTGHSPPASSSCGYHEWNLNSGHQAKRARVEHIVKGMTSSHAVHRTDGMTSPHEESGGMLENESVQDQELVDRSGSGRRTARKQLESQHQHLRQLRTRLNMHVGGVTDIPDSQYPTWSDSPETSPRDAFTDSYSEFQSSPSRKYQGWKKVKLMNYFQSKPERIKLMADVLKYELSRAVSRSVDSVFKSVPLLQASANDEGNASPQPPGAEEEKDKRSCCGNAETRGVPGVQTEALSLVVQKPRLERDDQFILHRPDPPVPFSHDSALRGGPDHSTEHALRSPRRDGSEDGRAKFEKHGTHWNSVKVRSKVNSRSVRSPQTHAASVGNVLLESSSLPRVKMESEGLRKNNLYMLNEGLTTNHLKKAKHMFFYSRYPSSLVLKMCFYDVQFTRCITSQLIKWFSNFREFYYIQMEKFARHALTAVADARSLTVGRESDLFRALNVHYNKTNDFQVPDRFVEVAELTLREFYVAISMGKDRDPSWKKAIYKVICKLDSDVPAEFKSHPSG from the exons ATGAACCCAAGTGTTTGGAGCAAAAGTATGTATTCTTCCAGCAGCCCTTTCTTTGACGGCTACCCCGCGGAGCACGTGCCCTCTTTCCAACTGGACCCTGCGCTATTAAATTCAGAAGTTTCAGGTGTTTCTGTGTCCTTACACAAAGACAGCGAGGGCAGAACGATGCCACCGGAGAAGGCTTATTACAGCAGCGATGATGCTCGTTCAAGTTTGATCTGTTCACGCCAGCTGGATCTCAATCCATCAAGAGACAACACCACTGGACATTCGCCTCCTGCATCCAGTTCCTGTGGTTACCACGAGTGGAACTTAAACAGTGGCCATCAAGCAAAGCGTGCCAGAGTAGAACATATCGTCAAAGGCATGACCAGCTCCCATGCTGTGCACCGCACAGACGGGATGACGAGTCCGCACGAGGAGTCAGGTggcatgctggaaaatgaaagcGTTCAAGACCAGGAGCTCGTGGACAGGAGTGGATCTGGCCGCCGGACGGCGAGGAAGCAGCTTGAGAGTCAGCATCAGCACCTCAGACAGCTCAGAACGAGGTTAAACATGCATGTGGGTGGAGTAACGGACATCCCAGACAGTCAATATCCCACCTGGAGCGATTCTCCCGAAACATCTCCAAGGGACGCATTCACGGATTCATACAGCGAGTTCCAGAGCAGCCCGAGTCGAAAATACCAAGGATGGAAGAAGGTGAAGCTGATGAACTACTTCCAGTCGAAGCCTGAGAGGATAAAGCTGATGGCAGATGTTTTAAAGTACGAATTGAGCAGAGCCGTCAGCAGGAGCGTCGACTCGGTTTTTAAAAGCGTGCCCCTCCTTCAGGCATCTGCAAATGACGAGGGGAACGCGTCTCCTCAGCCACCAGGTGCTGAAGAGGAGAAAGACAAACGTTCCTGTTGTGGGAACGCAGAGACGCGAGGAGTCCCAGGAGTTCAAACCGAAGCTCTGTCCCTGGTGGTACAAAAGCCCCGACTGGAAAGAGACGACCAGTTCATCCTCCATCGCCCCGATCCTCCGGTCCCCTTCAGCCACGACTCGGCTCTGCGCGGAGGTCCAGATCACAGCACTGAACATGCCCTCAGGAGCCCGCGGCGTGACGGCTCTGAAGATGGCCGAGCAAAGTTTGAGAAGCACGGCACGCATTGGAATTCGGTCAAAGTGAGATCGAAGGTCAACTCCAGATCTGTCAGAAGCCCCCAGACTCACGCTGCGTCGGTGGGGAACGTGCTGTTGGAAAGCTCGTCTCTGCCTCGAGTCAAGATGGAGTCGGAAGGCCTGAGGAAGAATAACCTGTACATGCTGAAT GAAGGTCTGACCACGAATCATCTGAAGAAAGCAAAGCACATGTTCTTCTACAGCCGCTACCCGAGCTCTCTGGTCCTGAAGATGTGTTTCTATGATGTGCAG TTCACGCGCTGCATCACCTCCCAGCTGATCAAGTGGTTCAGTAACTTCAGGGAGTTCTACTACATCCAGATGGAGAAGTTCGCCCGGCACGCTCTCACGGCGGTGGCCGACGCAAGGAGTCTGACTGTGGGGAGAGAATCAGACCTTTTCAGGGCTCTCAACGTGCACTACAACAAAACCAACGACTTCCAG GTCCCCGACAGATTCGTGGAGGTCGCCGAGCTTACACTGAGAGAATTTTACGTTGCCATTTCGATGGGAAAAGATCGTGATCCGTCGTGGAAGAAAGCGATCTACAAAGTGATCTGTAAACTGGACAGTGACGTGCCAGCTGAATTCAAAAGTCATCCCTCAGGATGA
- the LOC130203009 gene encoding leucine-rich repeat-containing protein 74A-like: protein MDHREDEEQSPDRTVLPTGSPDVVEEPTQGQEVDSGDEWDTDLETDIGTHQKPCWSGAALYLQSCRDTGSVPVSSFLRHLGEAELNLNHYGVGPLGAKALAIALQNDLTITNLELEDNALGAEGARHMMEMLQTNMSIESLNLSNNKLQLEGADIVSKRMSSNFYIRSIKLSGNGFDDSAAQYFADALEGDHLIKELDLSHNKIGVTGAQHLGHMLATNTGIQVLNLSWNHLCMGSAAALSDGLKVNSTLKQLLLSHNGFGRIEAKPLGQALKLNSTLELLDLSSNLVDNEAAALLCQGLATNDALRVIKLSHNPLTSIGALSLLKTITKNTNSAVEEMDIYTVFVCESFVELLDEARQRRPGLAVRHSVMSSVTRNTSALGVFQKFLKERNESIVDFFQALDEEGTMNVSTAAFRKAVKEANAPLDQRQLEWLIEKFDENRKYTIDFSQFAELS, encoded by the exons ATGGATCACCGTGAGGATGAGGAGCAGTCACCTGATCGTACAGTCCTGCCCACCGGAAGCccggacgtggtggaggagccaACCCAGGGTCAAGAGGTCGACAGTGGAGATGAGTGGGACACTGACCTGGAGACAGACA TTGGCACCCATCAGAAGCCGTGTTGGTCCGGTGCGGCGCTGTACCTGCAGTCCTGCCGGGACACGGGCTCGGTCCccgtgtcctccttcctccgtcaCCTGGGTGAAGCCGAGCTCAACCTGAACCACTATGGGGTGGGACCTCTGGGAGCCAAAGCTCTGGCCATCGCTCTgcaa AATGACCTCACCATCACTAacctggagctggaggacaACGCCCTGGGGGCGGAGGGGGCGCGCCACATGATGGAAATGCTTCAAACGAACATGAGCATCGAGAGTCTG aacCTTTCCAACAACAAGCTGCAGCTCGAAGGAGCCGACATCGTCTCCAAAAGGATGTCGAGCAACTTCTACATCAGATCCATCAAGCTGTCAG GCAATGGCTTTGATGATTCTGCAGCCCAATACTTTGCTGACGCTTTAGAG GGAGACCATCTGATCAAAGAGCTGGACCTCAGTCACAACAAGATCGGTGTAACAGGAGCTCAACACCTGGGTCACATGTTAG CCACAAATACGGGCATACAAGTCCTAAATTTGAGCTGGAACCATCTTTGCATGGGCAGCGCGGCGGCTTTGAGTGACGGACTGAAG GTgaactccaccctgaagcagctgctgctgtcgcACAACGGTTTTGGCCGCATCGAGGCGAAGCCTCTGGGTCAAGCGCTGAAACTGAACAGCACGCTGGAGCTGCTGGACCTCAGCAGCAACCTCGTAGACAACGAGGCCGCGGCCCTCCTCTGCCAGGGCCTGGCCACCAACGACGCCCTGCGGGTCATCAAG CTCTCCCATAACCCCCTgaccagcatcggagctctgtcGCTGCTCAAAACCATTACGAAAAACACAAATTCAGCCGTGGAGGAGATGGATATTTAT acagttTTTGTTTGTGAGAGCTTTGTGGAGCTGTTGGATGAAGCCCGTCAGAGGCGTCCTGGTCTGGCTGTCCGGCACAGCGTCATGAGCTCCGTAACCAGGAACACGTCGGCCCTCGGGGTCTTTCAG AAATTCCTCAAAGAGCGAAATGAGAGCATCGTGGACTTCTTCCAAGCTTTGGATGAAGAAGGAACCATGAACGTGTCCACCGCGGCCTTCAGGAAGGCTGTGAAG GAAGCGAACGCACCTCTGGATCAGCGGCAGCTCGAGTGGTTGATCGAGAAGTTCGATGAGAACCGCAAATACACCATCGACTTCAG TCAGTTTGCCGAGTTGTCGTAG
- the LOC130202823 gene encoding dihydrolipoyllysine-residue succinyltransferase component of 2-oxoglutarate dehydrogenase complex, mitochondrial-like isoform X1 has product MLSGSRCAYRTLGRSLSAVSQANNVLVRQSVAGLPVCSQLVYRDAGPCEFQPSANVFHIRYFKTSAVHRDEVITVKTPAFAESVSEGDVRWEKAVGDSVNEDEVVCEIETDKTSVQVPAPTSGVIEELLVPDGERVETGMPLFKLRKGAVAAKAAPSPAAEAPAAAPPPPPAASAPTAMPPVPAVPPKATQAKPVSAIKPTAPAPAPLTSGGRGESRVKMNRMRLRIAQRLKEAQSTCAMLTTFNEVDMGNIQDMRKIHKDAFLKKHNIKLGFMSAFVKAAAYALTDQPVVNAVIDDATKEIVYRDYVDISVAVSTPKGLVVPVIRNVETMNFADIEKTINALGEKARNNQIAVEDMDGGTFTISNGGVFGSLFGTPIINPPQSAILGMHGIFDRPVAINGKVEIRSMMYVALTYDHRLVDGREAVTFLRKIKAVVEDPRVLLLDM; this is encoded by the exons ATGTTATCGGGGTCCAGATGCGCGTACCGGACGCTCGGTCGTTCCCTGTCCGCGGTGAGCCAG GCAAATAATGTGCTGGTCCGACAAAGTGTTGCAG GCCTCCCTGTCTGCAGCCAGCTAGTTTACAGGGATGCTGGGCC ATGTGAATTTCAACCCTCAGCAAATGTCTTCCACATCAGATATTTCAAGACATCTGCAGTCCACA GGGACGAGGTCATCACGGTCAAAACGCCTGCGTTCGCAGAATCAGTTTCAGAGGGGGACGTGAGGTGGGAGAAAG CTGTGGGCGATTCAGTGAATGAAGATGAAGTGGTGTGTGAGATTGAGACTGACAAG ACCTCGGTACAAGTCCCCGCTCCAACATCTGGCGTAATTGAGGAGCTGTTGGTGCCTGATGGAGAAAGGGTAGAAACAGGGATGCCCCTCTTCAAACTCCGGAAAGGAG CTGTCGCCGCCAAAGCTGCTCCCTCACCAGCAGCAGAGGCGCCGGctgcagccccgccccctccacctgcAGCCTCAGCGCCCACTGCAATGCCTCCGGTGCCCGCAGTGCCACCAAAGGCCACGCAAGCCAAACCTG TTTCTGCCATCAAGCCCACAGCTCCAGCACCAGCCCCTCTAACatcaggagggagaggagaaagcaGG GTGAAGATGAACCGTATGCGGTTGAGGATCGCCCAGAGGCTGAAGGAGGCTCAGTCCACCTGCGCCATGTTGACCACCTTCAATGAGGTGGACATGGG CAACATTCAGGACATGAGGAAAATCCATAAGGATGCTTTCTTAAAGAAGCACAACATCAAACTGGGTTTCATGTCAGCCTTCGTGAAGGCTGCTGCTTACGCTCTGACTGACCAGCCCGTCGTCAATGCCG TTATTGACGATGCAACCAAAGAGATTGTCTACAGGGATTATGTTGATATTAGCGTCGCTGTGTCAACTCCGAAG GGGCTTGTTGTACCGGTGATCCGTAACGTTGAGACCATGAACTTTGCTGACATTGAGAAAACCATTAATGCATTGGGAGAAAAG GCTCGCAACAATCAGATTGCTGTTGAAGATATGGATGGAGGCACCTTCACCATCAGCAACGGTGGCGTGTTTGGCTCCTTGTTCGGCACGCCCATCATCAACCCCCCACAGTCCGCCATCCTGGGCATGCACGGCATCTTCGACCGACCTGTGGCCATCAACGGCAAG GTTGAGATCCGGTCCATGATGTACGTGGCGCTGACGTACGACCACCGACTCGTCGACGGCAGAGAAGCGGTCACTTTCCTACGCAAGATCAAAGCGGTGGTGGAAGATCCCCGCGTGCTGCTTCTGGACATGTGA